From Streptomyces sp. NBC_00683, one genomic window encodes:
- a CDS encoding enoyl-CoA hydratase/isomerase family protein — translation MDLEYTVDDGIATIRLNRPALKNAFTFEMIADWAKALRDAAADPAVRVVVLTGSGKGFCSGVDLDTLLDVVDEPLEHKNMLHERIHQVARALEDLDKPVIAAVNGDAVGAGLDMALMCDMRFVARSARLSEGYIRLGLVPGDGGCWFLPRLVGQAKALELLLSGEFVDAEEALRIGLVNRVYDDEKLLEETYAFAAKIAAKPALPVAMIKRTVRMSERMDQRASLDLISSHMSVVMSTDESRKAMAAMRESVRGNR, via the coding sequence ATGGATCTGGAGTACACGGTCGACGACGGCATCGCGACCATCAGGCTCAACCGCCCCGCGCTGAAGAACGCCTTCACCTTCGAGATGATCGCGGACTGGGCGAAGGCGCTCCGTGACGCCGCCGCCGACCCGGCCGTCCGCGTCGTCGTGCTCACCGGCAGCGGCAAGGGCTTCTGCTCCGGGGTCGACCTGGACACCCTGCTCGACGTGGTGGACGAGCCGCTGGAGCACAAGAACATGCTCCACGAGCGTATCCACCAGGTCGCCCGTGCCCTGGAGGACCTGGACAAGCCCGTGATCGCCGCGGTCAACGGAGACGCCGTCGGCGCCGGCCTGGACATGGCGCTCATGTGCGACATGCGGTTCGTAGCCCGCTCCGCCCGCCTCAGCGAGGGCTACATCCGCCTCGGCCTCGTCCCCGGCGACGGCGGCTGCTGGTTCCTGCCCCGCCTGGTGGGCCAGGCCAAGGCCCTGGAGCTGCTGCTCAGCGGCGAGTTCGTGGACGCAGAGGAGGCGCTGCGGATCGGCTTGGTCAACCGCGTGTACGACGACGAGAAGCTCCTCGAGGAGACGTACGCCTTCGCCGCGAAGATCGCGGCCAAGCCGGCGCTGCCGGTGGCCATGATCAAGCGGACCGTGCGGATGAGCGAGCGGATGGACCAGCGCGCGAGCCTCGACCTCATCTCCTCTCACATGTCCGTGGTGATGTCCACCGACGAGTCGCGCAAGGCGATGGCGGCGATGCGCGAGAGCGTCCGCGGCAACCGCTGA
- a CDS encoding acyl-CoA dehydrogenase family protein: protein MNDDLKLLEATAADIFTAYQDRPGLWEELEEAGLTGIGIPEEAGGSGGDAEMAAVILRTAAYHAAEIPIAETLWIAGPLLAAAGLPVPAGQLTAAESQDGGLVLERAGDDWILDGTLRRVPWARDAVRVAVVVDGRVCSVDPARATLVHGANLAGEPRDDVSFHAVAVPADQVAELPEGPSIQVRGALARSIQLSGAAQRALEHSLRYAGERRQFGRPIAAFQAVQQYLATLAGEVTILELSTRSAVATLDDPRTELLAVVAAVRTNACRAASVVAELSHQVHGAIGTTHEHDLRRSTLRLWSWREEYGNENQWAAALGLLSAAAEDPWHLITGPTTTRS, encoded by the coding sequence ATGAACGACGACCTGAAGCTGCTTGAAGCAACAGCGGCCGACATCTTCACCGCCTATCAGGACCGCCCGGGCCTGTGGGAGGAGCTCGAGGAGGCCGGCCTCACCGGCATCGGCATCCCCGAGGAGGCCGGCGGCAGCGGCGGAGACGCCGAGATGGCCGCCGTCATACTCCGCACCGCCGCCTACCACGCCGCGGAGATCCCGATCGCGGAGACCCTGTGGATCGCCGGACCACTGCTCGCCGCCGCCGGTCTTCCGGTCCCCGCCGGGCAGTTGACCGCCGCCGAGTCGCAGGACGGCGGACTCGTACTGGAGCGCGCGGGCGACGACTGGATCCTCGACGGCACCCTCCGGCGCGTCCCCTGGGCCCGCGACGCGGTGCGCGTCGCGGTCGTCGTCGACGGGCGCGTCTGCTCGGTCGACCCCGCTCGGGCGACCCTGGTCCACGGGGCGAACCTGGCCGGCGAACCCCGGGACGACGTCTCGTTCCACGCGGTCGCCGTGCCGGCGGACCAGGTCGCCGAACTCCCCGAGGGCCCCTCGATCCAGGTGCGCGGAGCCCTCGCCCGCAGCATCCAGCTCAGCGGAGCCGCCCAGCGCGCGCTGGAGCACAGCCTGCGCTACGCGGGCGAGCGCCGACAGTTCGGGCGCCCCATCGCCGCCTTCCAGGCGGTGCAGCAGTACCTCGCCACGCTCGCCGGAGAGGTGACGATCCTGGAGCTCTCCACCCGCAGCGCCGTCGCCACCCTGGACGACCCCCGGACGGAGCTTCTCGCGGTGGTCGCCGCCGTACGCACCAACGCCTGCCGCGCGGCCTCCGTGGTTGCCGAGCTCTCCCACCAGGTGCACGGCGCGATCGGCACCACCCACGAGCACGACCTGCGCCGCTCCACCCTGCGCCTGTGGTCCTGGCGCGAGGAGTACGGCAACGAGAACCAGTGGGCCGCCGCCCTGGGACTCCTCTCGGCCGCCGCCGAAGACCCCTGGCACCTGATCACCGGCCCCACCACCACGAGGAGTTGA
- a CDS encoding acyl-CoA dehydrogenase family protein, which produces MTSLFGLDPGALPPETRRLRQEVRDFLAAELESGGYTPVSDSWVIGTDPAFSRKLGARGWLGMAIPKRYGGADRTPLERFVVIEELLAAGAPVSAHWVADRQAAPGLLSHGTEEQRKRYLPGIAAGECYFAIGLSEPDSGSDLASVRTKATRTDGGWLIEGTKIWTSGAHLSHAVVALVRTGPAGESRHEGLSQMIVPLPTDGVEIRPIRSLNGAHHFNEVLFTNAFVPDDMVLGTIGDGWRQVTSELAYERSGPERLLSTALLLRLLAAREDADPRTIGRLTARLWSLRQASIAIAVQLSKGSAPEVAAAVVKDLGTLLEREVVEAARATGVEPDLNSPDLFTRILAESVVQAPTNTLRGGTNEILRGVIARALGVR; this is translated from the coding sequence ATGACATCACTGTTCGGACTGGATCCCGGCGCACTTCCCCCGGAGACCCGCCGACTGCGGCAGGAAGTCCGTGACTTCCTGGCCGCCGAGCTGGAATCGGGCGGCTACACCCCGGTCAGCGACAGCTGGGTCATCGGCACGGATCCGGCGTTCAGCCGGAAGCTGGGTGCCCGAGGCTGGCTGGGCATGGCGATTCCGAAGCGGTACGGCGGAGCGGACCGCACCCCGCTGGAACGGTTCGTCGTCATCGAGGAACTGCTCGCGGCGGGCGCCCCCGTCAGCGCCCACTGGGTCGCCGACCGGCAGGCCGCGCCCGGTCTCCTCAGCCACGGCACGGAGGAGCAGCGGAAGCGCTACCTCCCGGGGATAGCCGCCGGCGAGTGCTACTTCGCCATCGGGCTCTCCGAGCCGGACTCCGGCTCCGACCTCGCGTCGGTGCGTACGAAAGCGACACGCACCGACGGCGGCTGGCTGATCGAGGGCACCAAGATCTGGACCAGTGGCGCCCACCTGTCCCACGCCGTCGTCGCCCTGGTCCGCACCGGTCCCGCCGGAGAGAGCCGCCACGAGGGCCTGAGCCAGATGATCGTGCCGCTGCCCACCGACGGTGTGGAGATCCGCCCGATCCGCTCGCTCAACGGCGCCCATCACTTCAACGAAGTCCTCTTCACCAACGCCTTCGTTCCTGACGACATGGTGCTCGGCACAATCGGCGACGGCTGGCGTCAGGTCACGAGTGAGCTCGCGTACGAACGCAGCGGACCCGAACGGCTGCTCAGCACCGCCTTGCTGCTGCGCCTGCTCGCGGCCCGCGAGGACGCCGACCCGCGCACGATCGGACGGCTCACCGCCCGGCTGTGGTCGCTGCGCCAGGCGTCGATCGCGATCGCCGTCCAGCTCAGCAAGGGTTCCGCCCCCGAGGTCGCCGCCGCAGTGGTCAAGGACCTCGGCACCCTCTTGGAACGCGAGGTCGTCGAGGCGGCCCGGGCGACCGGCGTCGAACCCGACCTCAACTCGCCCGACCTGTTCACCCGCATCCTCGCCGAGTCGGTCGTCCAGGCACCCACCAACACCCTCCGCGGTGGTACCAACGAGATCCTGCGCGGAGTCATCGCACGAGCCCTGGGGGTCCGATGA